One window of Nymphaea colorata isolate Beijing-Zhang1983 chromosome 1, ASM883128v2, whole genome shotgun sequence genomic DNA carries:
- the LOC116263118 gene encoding probable O-methyltransferase 3: MDQKKSVQEKMMEIIAQANVGSLACSYMKSYSLNAVIELGIADIIHSHGQPLTASQLVAKIPTSSSGDVPRLDRLMGFLVHAGVFAEVRRLTSEGSSEISYGMTPVSRLLLRDGPQSLLSSLRLMLHPLVVSSWENLPNCFRSGEGYPTAFEGKHGAPLWTKASLDPAFNKLFNEAMSCSSKQLLVRMFDGCGQVFEGVNSLVDVGGGNGTVAAFLAYAFPNIKCMVLDLPHVVASSSPQPNVVAIAGDMFESIPPADVILLKEVLHHWDDEKCVKILKRCRESIPKPGGKVIIVDMVRTKWLHPTIDEMQLMLDLHIMVMFNGKERNEDEWKRLFVGAGFSSYKIVKTERGLSLIEVFP; this comes from the exons ATGGACCAGAAAAAGAGCGTCCAAGAGAAGATGATGGAGATCATTGCACAGGCTAACGTGGGGAGTCTTGCCTGCTCCTACATGAAGAGCTACTCGCTCAACGCCGTCATTGAGCTCGGCATAGCAGACATCATCCACAGCCATGGTCAGCCTCTCACCGCCTCTCAGTTGGTCGCCAAGATCCCCACCAGCTCCTCCGGCGACGTCCCACGCCTGGACCGTCTGATGGGCTTCTTGGTGCACGCCGGCGTCTTTGCCGAGGTGCGAAGGCTGACCAGTGAAGGATCGTCAGAAATTTCATATGGAATGACGCCGGTGTCTAGGCTGTTGCTAAGGGATGGCCCCCAAAGTCTGCTATCGAGTCTCCGGCTGATGCTCCATCCCTTGGTCGTTTCTTCTTGGGAAAACTTGCCAAATTGCTTCCGATCTGGGGAGGGCTACCCTACAGCCTTTGAGGGTAAGCATGGGGCGCCATTATGGACCAAGGCGAGCCTTGATCCTGCGTTCAACAAGCTGTTCAACGAGGCCATGTCTTGCTCCTCCAAACAGCTTCTGGTCAGGATGTTTGATGGGTGCGGACAAGTTTTTGAGGGTGTGAACTCACTTGTGGATGTTGGCGGTGGGAATGGAACCGTGGCTGCTTTCCTAGCCTACGCCTTCCCTAACATCAAGTGCATGGTGTTGGACCTGCCCCATGTCGTGGCTTCTTCGTCACCTCAACCTAATGTTGTCGCCATTGCAGGTGATATGTTTGAGTCGATACCACCAGCTGATGTAATCCTTCTCAAG GAAGTTCTGCATCACTGGGATGACGAAAAGTGCGTGAAGATACTGAAACGTTGCAGGGAGTCTATCCCGAAACCAGGAGGGAAGGTGATCATTGTGGACATGGTGAGGACCAAGTGGCTCCATCCGACAATCGATGAAATGCAGCTGATGCTCGATCTCCATATAATGGTAATGTTCAACGGCAAGGAACGCAATGAAGATGAATGGAAGAGGCTATTTGTTGGTGCAGGCTTCTCCAGCTATAAAATAGTTAAAACTGAGCGCGGACTCTCGCTTATAGAGGTTTTCCCTTAG
- the LOC116266217 gene encoding probable O-methyltransferase 3, whose product MEQKLDAQGRNMDVMAQGNAGRVTGSYMKSFSLKAAIELGIADIIHRHGRPLTASQLAAKIPISSTVDVSCLDRLMRFLVYTGVFAQVRKPAGEGAEEVSYGLTPVSSLLVRDNPHCFIPLAMLSLHPLAVAAWDNLGAWFRSEEGCPTAFEAKHGEPFWIKASTDAAINKVFNDAMSSTSNLSAGRMIAGCSEVFEGVRSLVDVGGGIGTLTSVIANAFPHIKCMVLDLPHVVASSPLQLPNVVAIGGDMFESVPPADAVLLKEILHDWDDKMCIKILARCKEAIPKRGGKVIVVDVVRKKCADQVFDEVQLMLDLHMMVMHNGKERSEEEWNKLFTDAGFSGYKIVTSLGAHAVIEVFP is encoded by the exons ATGGAACAAAAGTTGGATGCCCAAGGGAGGAATATGGATGTCATGGCACAAGGCAACGCGGGGCGCGTTACCGGCTCCTACATGAAGAGCTTCTCGCTCAAGGCGGCCATTGAGCTTGGGATAGCAGACATCATCCACAGGCATGGCCGGCCACTCACTGCTTCTCAATTGGCGGCCAAGATCCCAATCAGCTCCACGGTTGACGTTTCGTGCCTCGATCGCCTGATGCGCTTTCTAGTGTACACCGGTGTGTTCGCCCAAGTGCGAAAACCGGCCGGTGAAGGAGCTGAAGAGGTTTCGTATGGATTGACACCAGTGTCGAGCCTGCTGGTAAGGGATAACCCACATTGTTTTATACCACTTGCCATGCTGAGTCTCCATCCGCTGGCGGTCGCTGCATGGGACAACTTGGGCGCTTGGTTCCGATCGGAGGAGGGTTGCCCTACAGCCTTTGAGGCCAAGCATGGGGAGCCATTCTGGATCAAGGCGAGCACTGATGCTGCGATAAACAAGGTATTCAATGACGCCATGTCCTCTACTTCTAATCTGTCTGCAGGTAGGATGATTGCAGGGTGCAGTGAAGTTTTTGAGGGTGTGAGATCACTCGTGGATGTTGGGGGTGGAATTGGGACCCTGACTTCGGTCATAGCCAATGCCTTCCCACACATCAAATGCATGGTTTTGGACTTACCTCATGTTGTCGCTTCATCACCACTGCAACTACCTAACGTTGTCGCCATTGGAGGTGATATGTTCGAGTCTGTTCCACCAGCAGATGCAGTCCTTCTCAAG GAAATTTTGCATGATTGGGATGATAAAATGTGCATCAAGATACTGGCACGGTGCAAGGAAGCCATTCCGAAACGAGGAGGGAAGGTGATCGTTGTGGACGTAGTGAGGAAGAAATGTGCTGATCAAGTATTTGATGAAGTGCAACTGATGCTTGATCTCCATATGATGGTAATGCACAATGGCAAGGAACGCAGTGAAGAGGAATGGAACAAGTTGTTTACGGATGCTGGCTTCTCCGGCTATAAAATAGTTACCAGCTTGGGGGCGCACGCTGTCATAGAGGTCTTCCCTTAG
- the LOC116245693 gene encoding probable O-methyltransferase 3, whose product MERNMHVQKKTTELTVRAHLESLMISYMKSYSVKAAIELGIADIIHSAGGPLTASQLAAKIPISSTVEVPCLDRLMHLLVHTGVFAEELKLSGEEEHEVSYGLTPMSRLLVRDDPYCMSPLAMLSLHPMAVSAWDNLAAWFRSGEGHPTVFEAKHGEPFWKEVSLDPAMNKVFNDAMSSTSKQFISRMVEGCSEVFEGMSSLVDVGGGNGTVAGLIADAFPHIKCMVLDQPHVVAASSPPPNVVAIGGDMFESIPPADAVFLKRILHDWDEEECLKILRRCKEAIPKPGGKVIVADIVRKKWDDQVFNEVQLMLDLHMMVLHNGKERNEEEWKKLFMDAGFSSYKIVTTMGVHSLIELCP is encoded by the exons ATGGAGCGAAATATGCATGTCCAAAAGAAGACGACAGAACTTACAGTTCGGGCTCACCTTGAGAGCCTCATGATCTCATACATGAAATCCTACTCAGTCAAGGCTGCCATCGAACTTGGCATAGCCGACATCATCCACAGTGCTGGCGGGCCACTGACTGCTTCTCAATTGGCAGCCAAGATCCCGATCAGCTCCACGGTTGAGGTCCCGTGCCTCGATCGCCTGATGCACTTGCTAGTGCACACCGGCGTGTTTGCCGAAGAGCTAAAACTGAGCGGCGAAGAAGAACATGAAGTTTCTTATGGATTGACGCCGATGTCTAGGCTGTTGGTAAGAGATGACCCATACTGTATGTCACCGCTTGCCATGCTAAGCCTCCATCCGATGGCAGTCTCTGCCTGGGACAACTTGGCCGCTTGGTTCCGATCTGGGGAGGGTCACCCCACAGTCTTTGAGGCTAAGCATGGGGAACCATTCTGGAAGGAGGTGAGCCTTGATCCTGCAATGAACAAGGTGTTCAATGACGCCATGTCCAGTACTTCCAAACAGTTTATAAGTAGGATGGTTGAAGGGTGCAGCGAAGTTTTTGAGGGCATGAGCTCGCTTGTGGATGTCGGGGGTGGGAATGGGACCGTCGCTGGGCTCATAGCCGATGCCTTCCCACACATCAAGTGCATGGTGTTGGACCAACCCCATGTCGTGGCTGCATCGTCACCACCTCCTAATGTTGTCGCCATTGGTGGTGATATGTTTGAGTCGATACCACCAGCTGATGCTGTCTTTCTCAAG AGGATTCTCCATGACTGGGATGAGGAAGAGTGCCTGAAGATACTGAGACGGTGCAAGGAGGCCATCCCCAAACCAGGAGGGAAGGTCATCGTTGCAGACATAGTGAGGAAGAAATGGGATGATCAGGTGTTTAACGAAGTACAACTGATGCTGGATCTCCATATGATGGTACTGCACAATGGCAAGGAACGCAACGAAGAGGAATGGAAGAAGTTGTTTATGGATGCTGGCTTTTCCAGCTACAAAATTGTTACTACCATGGGCGTGCACTCCCTTATAGAGCTCTGCCCTTAG
- the LOC116246596 gene encoding probable O-methyltransferase 3 — protein sequence MEEKMNVQDQGTLKQASQAHLQNLLNSYMKSYSVKAAIELGIADVIHSHGQPLTASQLAAKIPISSSVDVLRLDRLMRLLVHTGVFAEEKRMAGEKGEEVLYGLTPVSRLMLRDSPVSMSPLAMLSLHPLYVSAWDNLAAWFRSTEGYPTAFEAKHGEPLWVKASNYPALNKLFNESMSNLSKLLMGSMIERCGEVFKGVSSLVDVGGGDGTVAGLIADAFPHIKCMVLELPHVVGSSSLQLPNVVAIGGDMFESVPPADAVLLKAIMHNWDDDKCVKILTRCKEAIPNPGGKVLIVDIVSKKWADQVFNEMQLNHDLIMTVFFDGKERNEEDWKKLIIEAGFSSYKIVTTVGVYSLIEVFP from the exons atggaagagaagatgaatgTCCAAGATCAGGGGACTCTGAAGCAGGCATCACAAGCCCACCTTCAGAACCTTCTCAACTCCTACATGAAATCCTACTCAGTCAAGGCCGCCATCGAGCTCGGCATAGCAGACGTCATCCACAGCCATGGTCAGCCGCTCACCGCCTCTCAGTTGGCCGCCAAGATCCCCATCAGCTCCTCCGTCGACGTCTTGCGCCTCGATCGCCTGATGCGCTTGCTGGTGCACACCGGCGTGTTCGCCGAGGAGAAAAGGATGGCCGGTGAAAAAGGGGAGGAAGTTTTGTATGGATTGACGCCAGTGTCTAGGCTGATGCTAAGGGACAGCCCAGTTAGTATGTCACCGCTTGCAATGCTGAGCCTCCATCCCTTGTATGTCTCTGCGTGGGACAATTTGGCAGCTTGGTTTCGATCAACGGAGGGTTACCCTACAGCCTTTGAGGCGAAGCACGGGGAACCATTGTGGGTGAAGGCGAGCAACTATCCTGCGCTTAACAAGCTATTCAATGAGTCCATGTCTAACCTTTCCAAACTGCTTATGGGTAGCATGATTGAAAGGTGTGGTGAAGTGTTCAAGGGTGTGAGCTCCCTTGTGGATGTTGGGGGCGGGGATGGCACCGTGGCTGGGCTCATAGCCGATGCTTTCCCACACATCAAGTGCATGGTGTTGGAGTTACCTCATGTTGTCGGTTCATCATCACTGCAACTACCTAACGTTGTCGCCATTGGAGGTGATATGTTCGAGTCAGTACCACCAGCTGATGCAGTCCTTCTCAAG GCTATTATGCACAATTGGGATGACGACAAGTGCGTGAAGATATTGACACGGTGCAAGGAGGCGATCCCAAATCCAGGAGGGAAGGTCCTCATTGTGGACATAGTAAGCAAGAAATGGGCTGATCAAGTGTTTAATGAAATGCAACTGAACCATGATCTCATTATGACGGTATTCTTCGACGGCAAGGAACGCAATGAAGAGGACTGGAAGAAGCTGATTATTGAAGCTGGCTTCTCCAGCTACAAAATAGTTACCACCGTGGGCGTCTACTCTCTAATAGAGGTCTTCCCTTAA
- the LOC116252660 gene encoding trans-resveratrol di-O-methyltransferase-like, whose protein sequence is MEEKMNVQEQGTMEQASQAHLQNLFNSYMKSYSVKAALELGIADVIHSHGQPLTAPQLAAKIPISSSVDVSRLDRLMRLLVHTGVFAEEKSLAGEEGEEVLYGLTPVSKLMLRDSPVSMSPLVMLGVHPLFVSAWDNLAAWFRSTEGYPTAFEAKHGEPLWIKASHDPALNKLFNESMSSLSKLLMGSMVERCGEVFKGVSSLVDVGGGDGTVAGLIADAFPHIKCMLLDLPHVVASSSLQIPNVVAIGGDMFESVPPADAVLLKAIMHNWDDDNCVRILTRCKEAIPNPGGKVLIVDIVSKKWADQVFNEMQLIHDLIMMVFFEGKERNEEDWKKLIIDASFSSYKIVTTVGVYSLIEIFP, encoded by the exons atggaagagaagatgaatgTCCAAGAGCAGGGGACTATGGAGCAGGCATCACAAGCCCACCTTCAGAACCTTTTCAACTCCTACATGAAATCCTACTCAGTCAAGGCCGCCCTCGAGCTCGGCATAGCAGACGTCATCCACAGCCATGGCCAGCCCCTCACCGCCCCTCAGTTGGCCGCCAAGATCCCCATCAGCTCCTCCGTCGACGTCTCGCGCCTCGATCGCCTGATGCGCTTGCTGGTGCACACCGGCGTGTTCGCCGAGGAGAAAAGTCTGGCCGGTGAAGAAGGGGAGGAAGTTTTGTATGGATTGACGCCAGTGTCTAAACTGATGCTAAGGGACAGCCCGGTTAGTATGTCGCCGCTTGTAATGCTGGGCGTCCATCCCTTGTTTGTCTCTGCGTGGGACAATTTGGCAGCTTGGTTCCGATCAACGGAGGGTTACCCTACAGCCTTTGAGGCGAAGCACGGGGAACCATTGTGGATCAAGGCGAGCCACGATCCTGCGCTTAACAAGCTATTCAATGAGTCCATGTCTAGCCTTTCCAAACTGCTTATGGGTAGCATGGTTGAAAGGTGTGGCGAAGTGTTCAAGGGTGTGAGCTCGCTTGTGGATGTTGGGGGCGGGGATGGCACCGTGGCTGGGCTCATAGCCGATGCCTTCCCGCACATCAAGTGCATGCTGTTGGACTTACCTCACGTTGTCGCTTCATCATCACTGCAAATACCTAACGTTGTCGCCATTGGAGGTGATATGTTCGAGTCTGTACCACCAGCTGATGCAGTCCTTCTCAAG GCTATTATGCATAATTGGGATGACGACAATTGCGTGAGGATATTGACACGGTGCAAGGAGGCGATCCCAAATCCAGGAGGAAAGGTCCTCATTGTGGACATAGTAAGCAAGAAATGGGCTGATCAAGTGTTTAATGAAATGCAACTGATCCATGATCTCATTATGATGGTATTCTTCGAGGGCAAGGAGCGCAATGAAGAGGACTGGAAGAAGCTGATTATTGATGCTAGCTTCTCCAGCTACAAAATAGTGACCACCGTGGGCGTGTACTCTCTAATAGAGATCTTCCCTTAA